From the Arthrobacter sp. PM3 genome, one window contains:
- the nrdE gene encoding class 1b ribonucleoside-diphosphate reductase subunit alpha, translated as MPAAYKGLGYHELNAMLNLYGPSGEIQFEADREAAHQYFLQHVNNNTVFFHDLEEKLDYLVKNEYYERETLDQYTMNFIRELFNRAYKKKFRFETFLGAFKFYTSYTLKTFDGKRFLERYEDRVCMVALHLARGDEKLATQMVDEIIEGRFQPATPTFLNAGKKQRGELVSCFLLRIEDNMESIGRSINSALQLSKRGGGVAFALTNIREVGAPIKQIENQSSGVIPVMKLLEDSFSYANQLGARQGAGAVYLHAHHPDIYRFLDTKRENADEKIRIKTLSLGVVIPDITFELAKRDEDMYLFSPYDVEKVYGMPFSDVSVTEKYYEMVDDSRIKKTKIKAREFFQTLAEIQFESGYPYIMFEDTVNRENPIDGKIIMSNLCSEILQVSQPTTYHDDLSYDHTGKDISCNLGSLNIAKTMDSPDFGLTIETAIRSLSAVSDMSNITSVPSIARGNDQSHAIGLGQMNLHGYLARERVHYGSEEGLDFTNIYFYSVVFHAVRASNLLAIQTGQTFGGFEKSKYASGEFFDKYTEQEWVPQTAKVAELFKNIHIPTQDDWRELKASVMEHGIYNQNLQAVPPTGSISYINNSTSSIHPVASKIEIRKEGKLGRVYYPAPYLTNDNLEYYQDAYEIGYEKVIDTYAAATQHVDQGLSLTLFFKDTATTRDINKAQIYAWKKGIKTIYYIRLRQLALEGTEVEGCVSCML; from the coding sequence ATGCCGGCCGCCTACAAGGGTCTGGGCTACCACGAGCTCAATGCCATGCTGAACCTCTACGGACCCAGCGGCGAGATCCAGTTTGAGGCCGACCGCGAGGCCGCGCACCAGTACTTCCTGCAGCACGTGAACAACAACACCGTGTTTTTCCACGACCTCGAGGAAAAGCTCGACTACCTCGTGAAGAACGAGTACTACGAGCGCGAGACCCTCGACCAGTACACGATGAACTTCATCCGCGAGCTCTTCAACCGCGCGTACAAGAAGAAGTTCCGCTTCGAGACCTTCCTCGGCGCGTTCAAGTTCTACACCTCCTACACGCTGAAGACGTTCGACGGAAAGCGCTTCCTGGAGCGCTACGAGGACCGCGTCTGCATGGTGGCCCTGCACCTGGCCCGCGGCGACGAGAAGCTTGCCACCCAGATGGTCGACGAGATCATCGAGGGCCGCTTCCAGCCGGCCACCCCGACGTTCCTGAACGCCGGCAAGAAGCAGCGCGGCGAGCTGGTCTCCTGCTTCCTGCTGCGCATCGAAGACAACATGGAGTCGATCGGCCGTTCCATCAACTCGGCCCTGCAGCTGTCCAAGCGCGGCGGCGGCGTCGCGTTCGCGCTGACGAACATCCGTGAGGTCGGCGCGCCGATCAAGCAGATCGAGAACCAGTCCTCCGGCGTCATCCCCGTGATGAAGCTCCTCGAAGACAGCTTCTCCTACGCCAACCAGCTCGGTGCCCGCCAGGGCGCCGGCGCCGTGTACCTGCACGCGCACCACCCGGACATCTACCGCTTCCTGGACACCAAGCGCGAGAACGCGGACGAGAAAATCCGCATCAAGACCCTCTCGCTCGGCGTCGTGATCCCGGACATCACCTTCGAGCTCGCCAAGCGGGACGAGGACATGTACCTGTTCTCCCCGTACGACGTCGAAAAGGTCTACGGGATGCCGTTCTCCGACGTCTCGGTCACCGAGAAGTACTACGAGATGGTGGACGATTCCCGGATCAAGAAGACCAAGATCAAGGCGCGCGAGTTCTTCCAGACCCTCGCCGAGATCCAGTTCGAGTCCGGCTACCCGTACATCATGTTCGAGGACACCGTGAACCGGGAGAACCCGATTGACGGCAAGATCATCATGTCCAACCTGTGCTCGGAGATCCTCCAGGTTTCCCAGCCCACGACGTACCACGATGACCTGTCCTACGACCACACGGGCAAGGACATCTCCTGCAACCTGGGCTCGCTGAACATCGCCAAGACCATGGACTCACCGGACTTCGGTCTGACCATCGAGACGGCCATCCGGTCCCTCTCGGCTGTCTCGGACATGTCCAACATCACCTCGGTGCCCTCGATCGCCCGCGGCAACGACCAGAGCCACGCCATTGGCTTGGGCCAGATGAACCTGCACGGCTACCTGGCCCGCGAGCGGGTCCACTACGGTTCCGAAGAGGGCCTGGACTTCACCAACATCTACTTCTACTCGGTGGTGTTCCACGCGGTCCGCGCCTCCAACCTGCTGGCCATCCAGACCGGCCAGACCTTCGGCGGCTTCGAGAAGTCCAAGTACGCCTCCGGCGAGTTCTTCGACAAGTACACCGAGCAGGAATGGGTGCCGCAGACGGCCAAGGTCGCCGAGCTTTTCAAGAACATCCACATCCCCACCCAGGATGACTGGCGTGAGCTGAAGGCATCCGTCATGGAGCACGGCATCTACAACCAGAACCTGCAGGCTGTCCCGCCGACCGGCTCGATCTCCTACATCAACAACTCCACCTCCTCGATCCACCCGGTGGCGTCCAAGATCGAGATCCGCAAGGAAGGCAAACTGGGCCGCGTGTACTACCCGGCGCCGTACCTGACCAACGACAACCTGGAGTACTACCAGGACGCCTATGAGATCGGCTACGAGAAGGTTATCGACACCTACGCCGCCGCCACGCAGCACGTGGACCAGGGCCTGTCCCTGACCCTGTTCTTCAAGGACACCGCCACCACGCGCGACATCAACAAGGCCCAGATCTACGCCTGGAAGAAGGGCATCAAGACCATCTACTACATCCGTCTCCGCCAGCTCGCGCTGGAAGGGACCGAGGTGGAGGGCTGCGTCAGCTGCATGCTCTAG
- the nrdI gene encoding class Ib ribonucleoside-diphosphate reductase assembly flavoprotein NrdI, with protein MIYFSSTSENTARFVAKLGVEAARIPLYLRDAPLEACEPYVLVVPTYGGTGGEGSVPKQVIRFLNNPGNRALVRGVIGAGNTNFGDNYCMAGDIIAAKCNVPHLYRFELMGTPEDVSRVQEGLEEFWTRLSQTKQ; from the coding sequence CTGATCTACTTTTCCTCCACATCCGAGAACACCGCACGCTTCGTTGCAAAACTGGGCGTCGAGGCCGCCAGGATCCCTCTCTACCTGAGGGACGCTCCGCTGGAGGCATGCGAGCCCTACGTGCTGGTGGTGCCGACCTACGGCGGCACCGGGGGAGAGGGATCGGTCCCGAAGCAGGTCATCAGGTTCTTGAACAACCCGGGCAACCGGGCGCTGGTCCGCGGCGTGATCGGAGCGGGCAACACGAATTTCGGGGATAACTACTGCATGGCGGGGGACATCATCGCCGCAAAATGCAACGTCCCCCACCTATACAGGTTCGAACTCATGGGCACGCCGGAAGACGTCTCCCGTGTACAAGAAGGATTGGAAGAGTTTTGGACACGACTGTCGCAGACAAAGCAGTGA
- a CDS encoding cyclopropane-fatty-acyl-phospholipid synthase family protein, translated as MAGLIAEVLRPVVGGELPVRLIVWDGSEAGPSGAPVVRLNSPAAIRRLLWAPGELGAAQAYVTGELDVDGDLNAALEHLWRVVRDRGLSGIRPTPALLAGVARIAKSAGALGAPPQPPASQAKVTGRLHSLLRDRAAISHHYDLSNDFYALILDPQMAYSCGYWTDTSPGYGLEDAQRDKLDLVCRKVGLQPGMRMLDVGCGWGSLSLHAAQHYGVDVVGVTLSVQQKAFIDARIKERGLEGQVEIRVQDYREIPDGPFDAVASLEMGEHVGQRNYPVYAAGLFNNVKPGGRVLLQQMSRHGRHPGGGPFIESFIAPDMHMRPVGETLGFLEDAGLEIEGVQGMRRDYVRTLEAWYARFEENHDAAVGMMGEEIARVWRLYLVGALRSFAEGRMGVDQILCSRPAPA; from the coding sequence CTGGCCGGACTGATCGCCGAGGTCCTGCGGCCCGTCGTCGGGGGCGAACTTCCGGTCCGCCTGATCGTCTGGGACGGCAGCGAGGCCGGCCCGTCTGGCGCGCCGGTGGTCCGGCTGAACTCGCCGGCTGCCATACGCCGGCTGCTGTGGGCACCCGGGGAGCTGGGTGCCGCGCAGGCGTACGTCACCGGGGAACTCGACGTCGACGGCGACCTCAACGCCGCGCTGGAACACCTGTGGCGCGTGGTCCGGGACCGCGGCCTCTCCGGAATCCGCCCGACGCCCGCCCTCCTGGCCGGCGTCGCCCGGATCGCCAAATCCGCCGGCGCCCTGGGTGCCCCGCCGCAGCCGCCGGCCAGCCAGGCGAAGGTGACCGGCCGGCTGCACAGCCTGCTCCGGGACCGGGCGGCCATCAGCCACCACTACGACCTCAGCAACGACTTCTACGCCCTGATCCTGGACCCGCAGATGGCTTACTCCTGCGGGTACTGGACGGACACCTCACCCGGATACGGGCTGGAGGACGCCCAGCGGGACAAACTGGACCTGGTGTGCCGGAAGGTCGGCCTGCAGCCGGGCATGCGCATGCTGGACGTCGGCTGCGGTTGGGGGTCGCTGAGCCTGCACGCGGCACAGCACTATGGCGTCGACGTCGTCGGCGTCACCCTCTCCGTCCAGCAGAAGGCGTTCATCGACGCCCGCATCAAGGAGCGCGGGCTGGAAGGGCAGGTGGAAATCCGGGTCCAGGACTACCGCGAAATCCCGGACGGGCCGTTCGACGCCGTCGCCTCCCTTGAGATGGGTGAGCACGTCGGCCAGCGCAACTACCCCGTCTACGCCGCCGGCCTGTTCAACAACGTCAAGCCCGGCGGCCGGGTCCTGTTGCAGCAGATGTCCCGCCACGGCCGGCACCCCGGCGGCGGTCCGTTCATCGAGTCCTTCATCGCCCCGGACATGCACATGCGCCCGGTGGGGGAGACGCTGGGCTTCCTCGAGGATGCCGGCCTGGAGATCGAAGGCGTGCAGGGCATGCGCCGCGATTATGTCCGCACGCTGGAAGCCTGGTACGCCCGGTTTGAGGAAAACCACGACGCCGCCGTCGGGATGATGGGGGAGGAGATCGCCCGCGTCTGGCGGCTCTACCTCGTCGGCGCGCTGCGCAGCTTCGCGGAGGGCCGGATGGGGGTCGACCAGATCCTGTGCAGCCGGCCGGCGCCGGCTTAG
- the nrdH gene encoding glutaredoxin-like protein NrdH — MTVTVYTKPACVQCNATYRALDKKGIAYQSVDISQDAEALERLKSLGYMQAPVVVTDQDHWSGFRPDKIEELAQAAAVAVA, encoded by the coding sequence ATGACCGTTACGGTTTACACGAAGCCGGCCTGCGTTCAGTGCAACGCGACCTACCGCGCTCTGGACAAGAAGGGCATCGCCTACCAGAGCGTCGACATTTCCCAGGACGCGGAAGCCCTCGAGCGCCTGAAGTCCCTGGGCTACATGCAGGCCCCGGTCGTCGTTACCGACCAGGACCACTGGTCCGGCTTCCGCCCGGACAAGATTGAAGAACTGGCGCAGGCTGCCGCCGTCGCTGTAGCCTGA